In a single window of the Scophthalmus maximus strain ysfricsl-2021 chromosome 18, ASM2237912v1, whole genome shotgun sequence genome:
- the LOC118290177 gene encoding interleukin-31 receptor subunit alpha-like, with protein MFPYLVTFILISILSKGQRANSCDVFPKDQFIEAGSDAEVVCLTSCVRGKVFWTLDSRRVDESQSIAVNSSHTVLYLRNVTRHRAALQCHSAELRQILGGTIIRTYTKPSKISCVLHYGNPPMEGVPQLFTCNWRHQINTSLVINYTVLVSSSKVSQSEICNSQETKCTQDIHLSDKIHLAINFNVTVRAKTTAWEALSDPQEFAPHNILQIIPPTVRVTVSSNNLSIEWKVTTLCRRKQCHCQVKYSKTVSNGTLEVLLNKTSNKIEIVKVESCTNYTVSVRCARANAPWSNWSQGRTVLTELNKSDVKLRLWRDVAKPDRNGVRKVRAMWMGIPSTCQGTFTYAIKPIPYKEQVTGINYTDTLCSNSTCDVHVSQDAHRIHLTVYHDETWIAEDSVYVPATGESLPRVTGVRTSAVGGVVLINWKAPAQPVRVYVIDWTHDGNRYYWKESGYTNTSLFDLEKKQYNITVTPLFDDKTGRGWRSLPICPRAGDPENVTIVGVQANDKGATVSWTTKSQEDCSGAVTNYTIFYGSQEGPALNVTVNSTQRQVFLKDLNPDSQYSIYVQAIAATGTTKSSERLFKTKRFDPRLITVLSVSGSVAIILVLSLGLCCAIQWKKFREKQVPNPGLSSLALWRLPGHQKRICPFQAFSNPSESLCDRVYTEEMQITPTPPPATGCDVNSAGDQTEEYTDPAQALAADVQNDTTVELVKTQVPGESTVLLSSDDGPSSPYRSQSSVETPYPRESKPYKRVLGKQQEKTVPVTVYVTLNMFEQGQGR; from the exons ATGTTTCCCTATCtagtcacatttattttgatttcaatCCTCTCCAAAG GTCAGCGCGCGAACAGCTGCGACGTTTTCCCCAAAGACCAGTTCATCGAGGCGGGGTCCGACGCCGAGGTCGTGTGCCTGACTTCATGTGTCCGCGGCAAAGTCTTCTGGACTCTGGACAGCAGACGCGTGGACGAAAGCCAGTCGATCGCCGTCAACTCCTCGCACACAGTGCTGTACCTGAGGAACGTCACTCGGCACCGCGCTGCGTTGCAGTGCCACAGTGCAGAGCTTCGGCAAATCCTTGGTGGCACCATCATCAGAACCTACA caaaaCCCAGCAAAATATCCTGCGTATTGCATTATGGAAATCCGCCAATGGAAGGTGTCCCACAACTGTTCACGTGCAACTGGCGGCATCAGATTAATACTTCACTCGTGATAAACTACACTGTACT GGTGTCTTCGTCGAAGGTCTCCCAGAGTGAAATCTGCAACTCACAAGAAACGAAATGCACACAAGATATTCATTTGTCTGATAAAATACATTTAGCCATAAATTTCAATGTTACTGTGAGAGCTAAAACTACTGCTTGGGAAGCCTTGTCAGACCCTCAGGAATTTGCTCCCCACAACATAT tgCAAATCATTCCTCCGACGGTACGTGTAACTGTCTCCTCTAATAACCTGTCGATTGAGTGGAAAGTGACAACCCTCTGCAGAAGGAAGCAGTGCCACTGTCAAGTCAAATACAGCAAG ACTGTCAGCAACGGAACTCTGGAG gTATTGCTCAATAAGACATCAAACAAGATAGAGATTGTTAAAGTGGAATCCTGCACTAACTACACAGTCTCGGTCCGCTGCGCGCGGGCCAACGCCCCCTGGAGCAACTGGAGCCAGGGGAGGACAGTTCTCACTGAGCTGAACA AGAGTGATGTAAAGCTGCGCCTGTGGAGGGACGTTGCCAAACCGGATAGAAATGGAGTCAGAAAGGTCCGGGCCATGTGGATG GGGATTCCCTCAACATGCCAAGGAACATTTACCTACGCAATCAAACCGATTCCTTACAAGGAGCAAGTGACTGGAATCAATTATACGGACACTTTATGCAGCAATTCAACCTGTGATGTCCATGTGAGCCAAGATGCACACAGAATCCACCTCACAGTCTACCATGATGAAACCTGGATTGCCGAGGACTCCGTTTACGTCCCGGCCACTGGAGAGA GCCTCCCTCGAGTCACTGGAGTCAGGACTTCAGCCGTGGGGGGTGTCGTTCTGATCAACTGGAAGGCTCCGGCTCAGCCTGTCAGAGTTTACGTGATCGACTGGACCCACGACGGGAATCGCTATTACTGGAAGGAGAGCGGATACACTAACACATCGCTGTTTG ACCTTGAAAAGAAGCAGTACAATATCACAGTGACGCCGCTCTTTGACGACAAGACGGGTCGCGGCTGGCGATCTCTTCCCATCTGCCCCAGAGCGGGAG ATCCAGAAAATGTCACCATCGTCGGAGTGCAAGCCAACGACAAAGGTGCCACCGTGAGCTGGACCACGAAGTCACAGGAGGATTGCAGCGGTGCTGTCACAAACTACACGATCTTCTACGGTTCTCAGGAAGGACCAGCGCTCA ATGTTACCGTAAACAGCACACAGCGCCAAGTGTTTCTGAAAGATCTGAATCCAGACAGCCAGTATAGCATCTACGTCCAGGCCATAGCTGCTACCGGAACTACTAAAAGCAGCGAGAGGCTCTTTAAAACCAAAAGATTTG atCCAAGGCTCATCACAGTACTCAGTGTCTCTGGAAGCGTCGCTATAATTCTCGTGTTATCCCTTGGATTATGCTGTGCTATTCA ATGGAAGAAATTCAGGGAGAAGCAGGTGCCGAACCCAGGCCTCAGCTCTCTGGCGTTGTGGCGTTTACCAGGTCATCAAAAG CGGATATGCCCCTTCCAGGCGTTCAGCAATCCATCCGAAAGCCTCTGTGACAGGGTTTACACTGAGGAAATGCAGATAACGCCCACCCCTCCACCGGCTACAGGCTGTGACGTGAACTCAGCCGGGGACCAGACTGAGGAGTACACTGACCCGGCCCAAGCTCTTGCCGCGGATGTACAGAATGACACAACGGTTGAACTGGTGAAGACACAAGTTCCTGGCGAGTCCACAGTGTTACTGTCTTCAGACGACGGCCCAAGCAGCCCGTATCGAAGTCAGAGTTCAGTGGAAACACCTTATCCGAGGGAAAGTAAACCATATAAGCGTGTTCTGGGGAAACAGCAAGAAAAGACGGTGCCTGTGACTGTTTACGTCACATTGAACATGTTTGAACAAGGTCAGGGCCGGTAA